A portion of the Halalkalicoccus tibetensis genome contains these proteins:
- a CDS encoding Bug family tripartite tricarboxylate transporter substrate binding protein has protein sequence MSERQHEPTAGEQTRSTVRPGRRRFLQLAGAGSVATLAGCLADDDGGGEDEDEDWEASQNIRYIVPYDQGGGTDVYARGIVEALTDSVGENIQIDNVPGAGGLNGYGDLMGADTDGHTILGSATPLEVAPQLLDDPGFDIRDPEGVCVFGESAWCLIVNEEWEDQVDSFQDVLDLFEAGEMSSVGIQEPGSPQDIITLLARYEYEFWDWEERPQYTGTGPVAEAVASGEVPCGIGTDAGTRSTVEAGNAFPVVSFLSGGTEVYPDIPGIDEAVDEVEGDEMDFVGGLFRGVYTPPGTPEGRNEWLSDAFEEAVEDDRTQEWSDETGNPVYHEGPERAEEIVEEAFDSYEEFDVIELIEEHN, from the coding sequence ATGAGCGAACGACAGCACGAACCGACGGCGGGCGAACAGACAAGGAGCACGGTACGGCCGGGACGACGCCGGTTTCTCCAGTTGGCCGGCGCGGGATCGGTAGCGACCCTCGCCGGCTGTCTGGCCGACGACGATGGGGGTGGCGAGGACGAGGACGAGGACTGGGAAGCCTCACAGAACATCCGCTATATCGTCCCCTACGACCAGGGGGGCGGTACCGATGTCTACGCGCGCGGGATCGTCGAGGCGCTGACGGACTCCGTCGGCGAGAACATCCAGATCGACAACGTGCCGGGCGCCGGCGGGCTCAACGGCTACGGCGACCTGATGGGTGCCGACACCGACGGCCATACGATCCTCGGGAGCGCGACGCCGCTGGAGGTCGCCCCGCAGCTGCTCGACGACCCCGGGTTCGACATCCGGGATCCCGAGGGCGTCTGTGTGTTCGGCGAGTCGGCGTGGTGTCTGATCGTCAACGAGGAGTGGGAGGACCAGGTCGACTCGTTCCAGGACGTCCTCGACCTGTTCGAGGCCGGCGAGATGTCCTCGGTCGGCATCCAGGAGCCCGGCAGCCCGCAGGACATCATCACGCTGCTCGCGAGATACGAGTACGAGTTCTGGGACTGGGAGGAACGTCCCCAGTACACGGGGACGGGGCCGGTCGCCGAGGCGGTCGCGAGCGGCGAGGTCCCCTGTGGGATCGGGACCGACGCGGGGACGCGCTCGACGGTCGAGGCCGGCAACGCGTTCCCGGTCGTCTCGTTCCTCAGCGGGGGGACCGAAGTGTATCCCGACATCCCGGGCATCGACGAGGCGGTCGACGAGGTCGAGGGCGACGAGATGGACTTCGTCGGCGGGCTGTTCCGCGGCGTCTACACGCCCCCGGGCACCCCCGAGGGCCGAAACGAGTGGCTCTCCGACGCCTTCGAGGAGGCCGTCGAGGACGACCGGACCCAGGAGTGGTCCGACGAGACGGGCAATCCGGTCTACCACGAGGGGCCCGAGCGGGCTGAGGAGATCGTCGAGGAGGCGTTCGACTCCTACGAGGAGTTCGACGTGATCGAGCTCATCGAGGAGCACAACTGA
- a CDS encoding universal stress protein yields MVIVAAIDRSDRSNAIVREAARLGEAFDEPVEVVHVLTREEFVSLERTNVSETGEAVPVEGVVETAEGIAEEAIGRAGVTATAVGLLGDPADEIVEHAHDRDARYVVVAGRKRSPVGKALFGSVVQSVLLGAECPVVSLRTEADED; encoded by the coding sequence ATGGTGATCGTCGCAGCGATCGACAGAAGCGATAGATCGAACGCCATCGTTCGGGAGGCAGCCAGGCTGGGCGAGGCGTTCGACGAGCCCGTCGAGGTCGTTCACGTCCTCACGCGCGAGGAGTTCGTCTCCCTCGAACGGACGAACGTCAGCGAGACCGGCGAGGCGGTGCCCGTCGAGGGGGTCGTCGAGACCGCCGAGGGGATCGCCGAGGAGGCGATCGGCCGGGCCGGCGTTACGGCGACCGCCGTGGGCCTCCTCGGCGATCCGGCCGATGAGATCGTCGAGCACGCCCACGATCGCGACGCCCGGTACGTCGTCGTCGCCGGGCGGAAACGCTCCCCGGTCGGGAAGGCGCTGTTCGGCAGCGTCGTCCAGTCCGTGCTGCTGGGTGCGGAGTGTCCGGTCGTCTCGCTGCGCACCGAGGCGGACGAGGACTAG